The sequence AGAGAGCGCCCCCGCGGGGGGGGGGGGGGGGGGGGGGGGGATGCGTCGTTCGTTGCGCCATCTCGCAATCTCGCTGCTCAGCATTCTCGCGCTGAGCGCGGCGCCAGCGCTCGCGAACTCCGCGGAGGATCAAATCCGCGCGACGTTCATCCTGTTGCTCAGCAAGTACGTGACTTGGCCGGACGGAGCGTTCGCCTCTCCGACAGCTCCCATCGTCGTCGCCGTCGTCGGCAACCCCGCGCTCGCTGAACGGATGCGCGCACTGGCGAATGGCCAGGTCCTCGAAGGGCGCGCCTTCGAGGTTCGCGCCGCCGCGGACGCCGCAAGCGCCGCTGGAGCGCACATCGTGTTCGTCTCCTCGCCCGACGAGTCGAGAGCGCTCGCCAGCGCGAAGCCGATCCGCATCAGCGAGAAGCCGACGAAGCTCGCCGACACCGACATCGCGATTCGCCTGGAGTCCGGCCGCGCCGCGTTCGCAGTGAACCGCGGCGACGTCGCGAGGCGCGGCCTCAAGCTCAGCTCGAAGCTGATGCGGCTTGCCTCGAGCTTCGAATGAGCCAGCAGACGTCGCTTCGCGCCGCGCTCACGCGCTCCATGCTGCTCGCGACCGGCGGTGCGCTCGGCGTCGCGTTGGCGGCGATGCTCGCGCTCGAGGCTTACGTGGTGACGCGCGATGCGGAGCGCAGCCTCGCGACCGTCGGCGAGGTGATCTCGACGTTCTCGCAGGCCGCGTTCGAGTTCGACGACGCCGATGCCGCAGCGGAAGCCCTC is a genomic window of Deltaproteobacteria bacterium containing:
- a CDS encoding YfiR family protein, which translates into the protein MRRSLRHLAISLLSILALSAAPALANSAEDQIRATFILLLSKYVTWPDGAFASPTAPIVVAVVGNPALAERMRALANGQVLEGRAFEVRAAADAASAAGAHIVFVSSPDESRALASAKPIRISEKPTKLADTDIAIRLESGRAAFAVNRGDVARRGLKLSSKLMRLASSFE